The following are encoded in a window of Rissa tridactyla isolate bRisTri1 chromosome 3, bRisTri1.patW.cur.20221130, whole genome shotgun sequence genomic DNA:
- the POLR1C gene encoding DNA-directed RNA polymerases I and III subunit RPAC1 isoform X1 has translation MAAKRRTDEMRERVVLGEFGVRNVHTTDFPGNYPGYEDAWDQLRFEEAFRVDVIREEEGALEFDMVGIDAAIANAFRRILLAEVPTMAVEKVFVYNNTSIVQDEILAHRLGLIPIRADPRLFEYRNQGDEEGTEIDTLQFQLKIKCSRNPQAAKESSDPNELYFNHKVYSKHMTWVPLGNQTDLFPDADFRPVHDDILIALLRPGQEIDVLMHCVKGIGKDHAKFSPVATASYRLLPDITLLQPVEDEAAEMLQKCFSPGVIEIENIKGKKVARVANARLDTFSREVFRHEGLKNLVRLARVRNHFIFSVESTGILPPDVLVSEAIKILMGKCQRFLNELDSVPME, from the exons atggcggcCAAGCGGCGTACCGACGAGATGCGGGAGCGCGTGGTGCTGGGCGAGTTCGGCGTCCGCAAC GTCCACACCACCGACTTCCCCGGCAACTATCCCGGCTACGAGGACGCCTGGGACCAGCTGCGCTTCGAGGAG GCGTTCCGCGTGGACGTGATCCGCGAGGAGGAGGGGGCGCTGGAGTTCGACATGGTGGGCATCGACGCCGCCATCGCCAACGCCTTCCGCCGCATCCTGCTGGCCGAG GTGCCAACGATGGCTGTAGAGAAGGTCTTTGTGTACAACAACACGTCCATTGTGCAGGATGAAATTCTGGCTCATCGCTTGGGCCTCATCCCAATCCGAGCTGACCCTCGACTCTTCGAATATAGAAACCAAG gaGATGAGGAAGGCACAGAAATTGATACTCTGCAGttccagctgaaaataaaatgcagccgAAACCCTCAGGCAGCCAAGGAATCATCTGATCCTAATGAACTATATTTCAATCACAAAG TGTACAGTAAACATATGACATGGGTGCCCTTGGGGAATCAGACAGACCTCTTCCCAGATGCTGACTTCCGACCTGTTCACGATGACATCCTCATTGCACTGTTGCGACCTGGCCAGGAAATAGATGTGCTTATGCACTGTGTCAAGGGTATAG GTAAAGATCATGCCAAGTTCTCTCCTGTGGCCACGGCTAGTTATCGACTGCTTCCTGACATTACTCTCCTGCAGCCTGTTGAGGATGAGGCAGCTGAGATGTTGCAGAAGTGCTTTTCCCCTGGAGTCATTGAGATCGAGAACATCAAGG GAAAAAAGGTGGCAAGAGTAGCCAATGCACGGTTGGACACGTTCAGCAGAGAAGTTTTCCGTCACGAGGGTCTGAAGAACCTCGTGCGCCTGGCAAGAGTGCGAAACCATTTCATCT TTTCAGTGGAATCGACGGGTATCTTGCCTCCGGATGTGCTGGTGAGTGAAGCCATCAAGATCCTGATGGGAAAGTGTCAGCGCTTCCTGAATGAGCTGGACTCTGTGCCTATGGAGTGA
- the POLR1C gene encoding DNA-directed RNA polymerases I and III subunit RPAC1 isoform X2: protein MAAKRRTDEMRERVVLGEFGVRNVHTTDFPGNYPGYEDAWDQLRFEEVPTMAVEKVFVYNNTSIVQDEILAHRLGLIPIRADPRLFEYRNQGDEEGTEIDTLQFQLKIKCSRNPQAAKESSDPNELYFNHKVYSKHMTWVPLGNQTDLFPDADFRPVHDDILIALLRPGQEIDVLMHCVKGIGKDHAKFSPVATASYRLLPDITLLQPVEDEAAEMLQKCFSPGVIEIENIKGKKVARVANARLDTFSREVFRHEGLKNLVRLARVRNHFIFSVESTGILPPDVLVSEAIKILMGKCQRFLNELDSVPME from the exons atggcggcCAAGCGGCGTACCGACGAGATGCGGGAGCGCGTGGTGCTGGGCGAGTTCGGCGTCCGCAAC GTCCACACCACCGACTTCCCCGGCAACTATCCCGGCTACGAGGACGCCTGGGACCAGCTGCGCTTCGAGGAG GTGCCAACGATGGCTGTAGAGAAGGTCTTTGTGTACAACAACACGTCCATTGTGCAGGATGAAATTCTGGCTCATCGCTTGGGCCTCATCCCAATCCGAGCTGACCCTCGACTCTTCGAATATAGAAACCAAG gaGATGAGGAAGGCACAGAAATTGATACTCTGCAGttccagctgaaaataaaatgcagccgAAACCCTCAGGCAGCCAAGGAATCATCTGATCCTAATGAACTATATTTCAATCACAAAG TGTACAGTAAACATATGACATGGGTGCCCTTGGGGAATCAGACAGACCTCTTCCCAGATGCTGACTTCCGACCTGTTCACGATGACATCCTCATTGCACTGTTGCGACCTGGCCAGGAAATAGATGTGCTTATGCACTGTGTCAAGGGTATAG GTAAAGATCATGCCAAGTTCTCTCCTGTGGCCACGGCTAGTTATCGACTGCTTCCTGACATTACTCTCCTGCAGCCTGTTGAGGATGAGGCAGCTGAGATGTTGCAGAAGTGCTTTTCCCCTGGAGTCATTGAGATCGAGAACATCAAGG GAAAAAAGGTGGCAAGAGTAGCCAATGCACGGTTGGACACGTTCAGCAGAGAAGTTTTCCGTCACGAGGGTCTGAAGAACCTCGTGCGCCTGGCAAGAGTGCGAAACCATTTCATCT TTTCAGTGGAATCGACGGGTATCTTGCCTCCGGATGTGCTGGTGAGTGAAGCCATCAAGATCCTGATGGGAAAGTGTCAGCGCTTCCTGAATGAGCTGGACTCTGTGCCTATGGAGTGA
- the YIPF3 gene encoding protein YIPF3, translating to MSAPGAAAGGGRSGTAAEWGGFEDNMQGGGSAVIDMENMDDTSGSSFEDMGEMHQRMKEEEEEEEGEAGAAEEEDGEFLGMKGLRGQLGRQVADQMWQVGKRQASKAFSLYANIDILRPYFDVEPVQVRARLLESMIPVKMISFPQKIAGELYGPLMLVFTLVAILLHGMKTSDTIIREGTLMGTAIGTCFGYWLGVSSFIYFLAYLCNAQITMVQMLSLLGYGLFGHCITLFVTYNIHFHSLFYIFWLGVGGLSTLRMVAVLVSRTVGHTQRLILCGTLAALHMLFLLYLHFAYHKVVEGILDTLEGPNMPPFQRVARDIPVVSNAVLNTTAKAIALTL from the exons ATGTccgcgccgggggcggcggcgggcggcggcaggaGCGGCACCGCCGCCGAATGGGGTGGCTTCGAGGACAACATGCAG GGTGGCGGCTCCGCCGTCATCGACATGGAGAACATGGACGACACGTCGGGCTCCAGCTTCGAGGACATGGGGGAGATGCACCAGCgcatgaaggaggaggaggaggaggaagaaggcgaGGCGGGGGCCGccgaggaggaggacggggagtTCCTGGGCATGAAGGGGCTGCGGGGCCAGCTGGGCCGGCAGGTGGCTGACCAG ATGTGGCAGGTGGGGAAGAGGCAAGCCTCCAAGGCCTTCAGCCTCTACGCCAACATCGACATCCTCCGCCCTTACTTCGACGTGGAGCCTGTCCAAGTGCGCGCCAG ACTGCTGGAGTCCATGATTCCTGTGAAGATGATTAGTTTCCCACAG AAGATTGCAGGCGAGCTGTATGGACCCCTCATGCTGGTTTTCACACTGGTGGCCATCCTTTTGCATGGGATGAAGACCTCGGACACCATCATT AGGGAAGGCACACTGATGGGCACAGCCATTGGCACCTGCTTCGGTTACTGGTTGGGCGTCTCCTCTTTCATCTACTTCCTGGCATATCTGTGCAATGCCCAAATCACGATGGTGCAGATGCTGTCACTGTTG GGCTACGGTCTTTTTGGACACTGCATCACTCTCTTTGTCACCTATAATATCCACTTCCACTCCCTCTTTTATATCTTCTGGTTGGGTGTTGGTGGACTCTCTACACTACGAATG GTTGCTGTGTTGGTGTCACGCACCGTGGGGCATACCCAGCGGCTCATCCTTTGTGGGACCCTTGCTGCTCTGCATATGCTTTTCCTCCTCTATCTGCACTTTGCTTATCACAAGGTGGTAGAAG GTATCCTGGACACATTGGAAGGACCCAACATGCCACCGTTTCAGAGAGTTGCCCGAGACATTCCAGTTGTTTCCAATGCTGTATTGAACACAACAGCCAAAGCCATTGCATTGACCCTGTAG